DNA from Arthrobacter sp. StoSoilB19:
GACGATGGTGGTGTTGTCCTTGGTGACGGTGATGCGGCGGGCCGTACCCAGCACCTCCAGGCCAACGGTGTCCAGGCTCAGGCCCAGCTCCGGGGAGACAACCTGCGCACCGGTGAGGGTGGCGATGTCCTGCAGCATGGCCTTGCGGCGGTCGCCGAAGCCGGGAGCCTTGACGGCAACAACGTTCAGGGTGCCGCGGATGCGGTTGACGATGAGCGTGGACAGGGCCTCGCCCTCGACGTCCTCGGCGATGATGAACAGCGGCTTGGAAGCCTGCAGTGCCTTTTCCAGCAGCGGCAGGAATTCCTGGATCGAGGAGATCTTGCCCTGGTTGATCAGGATAAGCGCGTCCTCGAGGACTGCTTCCTGGCGTTCCGCGTCGGTGACGAAGTACGGGGACAGGTAGCCCTTGTCGAACTGCATGCCCTCGGTGAGGACCAGTTCGGTCTGGGTGGTGGAGGACTCTTCGATGGTGATGACGCCATCCTTGCCCACCTTCCCAAAGGCCTCGGCGAGCAGTTCGCCGATTTCGTCGCTCTGGGCCGAGATGGCGGCAACGTTAGCCACCTGGGTGCCTTCGACCGGGCGGGCGTTTTCGAGCAGGCGGGCAGCCACGGCTTCAACCGCAACTTCGATGCCGCGCTTGATCTGGCCGGGAGCGGCGCCGGCAGCAACGTTGCGCAGGCCTTCCTTGACCAGGGCCTGGGCCAGGACCGTGGCGGTGGTGGTGCCGTCGCCGGCAACGTCGTTGGTCTTGGTGGCTACTTCCTTGGCCAGCTGCGCGCCAAGGTTCTCGTAGGGATCGTCAAGTTCCACTTCACGGGCGATGGTGACGCCGTCATTCGTGATGGTGGGGGCGCCCCACTTCTTGTCCAGGACGACGTTGCGGCCGCGGGGGCCGAGCGTCACCTTGACGGTGTTCGCGAGCTTATCGATGCCGGCCTCAAGGGACCGGCGGGCAGCGTCGTTAAACGCAAGCTGCTTTGCCATGGTTTTGTCCTTTCAAAGACAGAAACCCCGCACTGCCGGCCAGCATGAGCATGGCCGGCGGCACGGGGATCCGGAAGAGTTACTTGACGACGACAGCCAGGACGTCGCGGGCGGACAGCACCAGGTACTCGGTGCCGCCGGCCTTGACTTCGGTTCCGCCGTACTTGGAGTAGATGACGACGTCGCCAACGGCAACGTCAACCGGAACCCGCTGGCCGTCTTCGAAGCGGCCGGGGCCTACTGCAACAACTTCGCCTTCCTGCGGCTTCTCCTGGGCGGAGTCCGGGATGACCAGGCCTGAAGCCGTGGTCTGCTCGGCTTCGAGCGGGCGGACAACAATACGATCCTCAAGAGGCTTAATAGAGACCGACACTCGGACCTCTCCTTTTCGTCAGCAAAATTCGTGGACTGGAAAGCTTTCCGCCGTGGCTGGCAAACCGTCGTCGCGGTGCCGGCAGCAGCCTGGCTGGCAGCTCTTCATGTGTTAGCACCCTCCTAGGGAGAGTGCTAATGAAGACTCTATGTAAGGGTTAGCACTCGGTCAAGGTGAGTGCCAACGTTTCGTCATCGGCGTAAGCCTTTCGGGCTCCGGCCGACGGCGGTCCAGGGCGGCAAACATGCTTCCCTAACGGCCCAGGTCGTCGAAGTCCACGTCCTCGCCACCGTCGGCCTCGCCGCCTCCCTGCTGACGTTTCCGGTAAAGCACCCAACCGGCCCCGGCTGCGGTGAGTACGGCAACAACGAGGAAGAAAATGCTCCCGGCCCGTGCGCCGTCGTACAACCCGCGGATGTCCCGCGCCTCCTGCGTGTTGTCGTGGATGTCGTTGCCGCCCACCGAATAAACGGTGGCGTTGAACGTGTCCAGCAGGAAAATGATCACGAGCAGGGCGATGCACACCACGGCCACCACGGCCGCGGCGATCAGGGCTGGACGGGCAAACCTAGCCACACCGCGGTCCCTGGGTCGATGTTCGCCGGTCTCCCCTGGGGCTGCGCTGTCATCCATGGTTTCAACAGTATCCGCATCCCGGCAGCCGTCCTCCACTAGGCTGGAAACCATGCCCCACGCTCCCCAGGACCAGATCGCACCCCTGTTGACCCCCGAAGGCTGGGAGTTGCTGGCATCGCTGGGCCCCTACCGCGAAGAGGACGCGTTTGAGCTCAATTCGGCGCTCCGGAAAGCCGGCCACCCGGGCGAACTTGTATCCGCCGTCCTGACGCAGTCCAGGCTGCGGACCAGGGCCGAGGCGAAGTTTGGTGAGTTCGCCCGCCAGATGCTTTTCACCCAGGCAGGCCTTGAGCAGGCCACCCGGCTGAACGTCGCCGCACACCACGCGCAGCGGTTCGCCGCAGCCGGGATCCGGCACGTGGCGGACCTGGGCTGCGGTCTTGGTGCCGACGCCATGGCCCTGGCTTCCCTGGACATCACCGTCACCGCCGTGGAGATGGATGAAACCACCGCCGCCTGCGCCACCATGAACCTCATCCCCTTCCCCAATGCCACGGTGGTCCACGCGGACGCGGCATCGGTCCCGCTGGAGGGGATCGACGGCGTCTGGCTGGATCCGGCACGCCGCGTCACTTCCACGTCGGGGACCAAGCGGATCTGGGACCCGGAGGCTTTCTCACCGCCGTTGTCCTTCGTGGAGTCGCTGGCCGCCGGGGGGAAGGCGGTGGGCGTGAAGATGGGCCCGGGCATGCCCCACGAGTCCGTGCCCACGGGATGCGAAGCCCAGTGGGTGTCGGTGGCCGGGGACGTGACCGAGGTGACCCTCTGGTTCAACGCCGTGCGCAGGCCCGGGGTCCGCCGGGCGGCCCTGGTCCTGGGGTCCCAGGGGCCCGCCGAGCTGACCAGCGCAGAGGACTTCGGCGCCGGCCCGGCCGCTCCGGTGGGACCCGTGGAGGGTTACCTGTACGAACCCGACGGCGCCGTGATCCGTGCCGGGCTGGTTGCCGACGTGGCGCTGCAGCTCGGCGGGCACCTGGTGGATGAACACATTGCCTATATCTGTGCCGCGGAACTTCTGGACACCCCGTTCGCCAAGGCTTACAGGGTCCTGGAAGTCATGCCCTACAACGTCAAGGCACTCAAGGCCTGGGTGAAGGAGGAGGGGATCACCGTGCTGGACATCAAGAAGCGCGGCACAGCGGTGACCCCGGAAGAGCTGCGGAAGCAGCTCCTCCCACAGGGCAAGGGCGCCGCCAAAAAGGGTTCCGCCAGGACGGCCACGCTGGTCCTGACTCGCATCGGCGAGGACCGCGTGGCCATCGTGGTGGAACCGGTGTAAACGCCTACTGGGCGCGCATGAACTCCTCGGCTGCCCGGACCTGTTCCGCGGTGGGGCGCACTCCCGTGTACAGCACAAACTGTTCCAGGGCCTGGATGGTGGCAACCTCCGCACCGGTGATGACGTGCTTGCCTGCCGCGCGGGCGGCCCGGATCAGCGGCGTCTCGGCGGGCAGTGCCACCACGTCGAAGACCACGCGTGCGGCCTCGATGGCCTCCGCGGGGAAGGACAGGCTGTCAGCTTCGGCGCCGCCCGCCATGCCGATGGGGGTGACGTTGATGATCATGTCCGCCGTCCCGCCGTCGAGCGCTGCACGCCACTGGAAACCGTACTGGCCTGCGAGCGCACGCCCGGCGGCCTCGTTCCGGGCGATGACGGTGACGTCCTTGAAACCGGCGTCCCGGAGCGCGGCGACGGTGGCTTTGGCCATCCCGCCCGCCCCCTGGACCAGCACGGGATAGTCGGTGGGGACCCCGTTGGATGCCAGCAGCTGCTCAATGGCCGTGTAGTCGGTGTTGTACGCCTTGAGGTGGCCGTCGGTGTTCACGATGGTGTTCACGGAGTCGATGGCCT
Protein-coding regions in this window:
- the groL gene encoding chaperonin GroEL (60 kDa chaperone family; promotes refolding of misfolded polypeptides especially under stressful conditions; forms two stacked rings of heptamers to form a barrel-shaped 14mer; ends can be capped by GroES; misfolded proteins enter the barrel where they are refolded when GroES binds), with amino-acid sequence MAKQLAFNDAARRSLEAGIDKLANTVKVTLGPRGRNVVLDKKWGAPTITNDGVTIAREVELDDPYENLGAQLAKEVATKTNDVAGDGTTTATVLAQALVKEGLRNVAAGAAPGQIKRGIEVAVEAVAARLLENARPVEGTQVANVAAISAQSDEIGELLAEAFGKVGKDGVITIEESSTTQTELVLTEGMQFDKGYLSPYFVTDAERQEAVLEDALILINQGKISSIQEFLPLLEKALQASKPLFIIAEDVEGEALSTLIVNRIRGTLNVVAVKAPGFGDRRKAMLQDIATLTGAQVVSPELGLSLDTVGLEVLGTARRITVTKDNTTIVDGAGSAEDVAARVAQLRAEVTRTDSDWDREKLQERLAKLAGGIGVIKVGAATEVELKEKKHRIEDAVSSTRAALEEGIVAGGGSALIHALKALDEDAAVNALEGDAAAAVGIVRRALVQPLRWIAQNAGFDGYVVTSKVADLEINNGFNAKSGEYEDLIAAGVIDPVKVTRAALRNAASIAALVLTTETLVVEKPAEEDEHAGHSH
- a CDS encoding shikimate 5-dehydrogenase — encoded protein: MTLCISLSARPSNNGTRFHNHLYGQLGLNWIYKAFAPTNLEQAIAGVRGLGIRGCAISMPYKEDVIALVDEMDPSAKAIDSVNTIVNTDGHLKAYNTDYTAIEQLLASNGVPTDYPVLVQGAGGMAKATVAALRDAGFKDVTVIARNEAAGRALAGQYGFQWRAALDGGTADMIINVTPIGMAGGAEADSLSFPAEAIEAARVVFDVVALPAETPLIRAARAAGKHVITGAEVATIQALEQFVLYTGVRPTAEQVRAAEEFMRAQ
- the groES gene encoding co-chaperone GroES, with amino-acid sequence MSVSIKPLEDRIVVRPLEAEQTTASGLVIPDSAQEKPQEGEVVAVGPGRFEDGQRVPVDVAVGDVVIYSKYGGTEVKAGGTEYLVLSARDVLAVVVK
- a CDS encoding class I SAM-dependent methyltransferase; its protein translation is MPHAPQDQIAPLLTPEGWELLASLGPYREEDAFELNSALRKAGHPGELVSAVLTQSRLRTRAEAKFGEFARQMLFTQAGLEQATRLNVAAHHAQRFAAAGIRHVADLGCGLGADAMALASLDITVTAVEMDETTAACATMNLIPFPNATVVHADAASVPLEGIDGVWLDPARRVTSTSGTKRIWDPEAFSPPLSFVESLAAGGKAVGVKMGPGMPHESVPTGCEAQWVSVAGDVTEVTLWFNAVRRPGVRRAALVLGSQGPAELTSAEDFGAGPAAPVGPVEGYLYEPDGAVIRAGLVADVALQLGGHLVDEHIAYICAAELLDTPFAKAYRVLEVMPYNVKALKAWVKEEGITVLDIKKRGTAVTPEELRKQLLPQGKGAAKKGSARTATLVLTRIGEDRVAIVVEPV
- a CDS encoding DLW-39 family protein; this translates as MDDSAAPGETGEHRPRDRGVARFARPALIAAAVVAVVCIALLVIIFLLDTFNATVYSVGGNDIHDNTQEARDIRGLYDGARAGSIFFLVVAVLTAAGAGWVLYRKRQQGGGEADGGEDVDFDDLGR